One window of Atribacter laminatus genomic DNA carries:
- a CDS encoding Nif3-like dinuclear metal center hexameric protein — MTTLQQLLDFFEYLYPSHFALPDDRTGLQIKGERNQISRVLVALELNQEVFHKVLKHQIDFLYLHHPPIWNPLFTLNNDDPWCRMITRLFHEGISVLAHHTNLDIYPGGIADQWISILQLNGEVKPISPRSSSAFKIITFIPPDYLETVAQSLFQNGAGIIGPYRSCSFQVEGIGTFLPLEGAHPFIGKVGNGEKVKEIRIEVNLSDPKLINQLVDAIKTTHPYQNPVIDIYPLYFNGSTSDGLGRFIALNQPLKWKTLIKHLKSLLKNESSLFSQKDYGNSLLQKIALCPGSGGSLLDKVILEKSDVYISGDLSHHEIEKLKLYHIDYIPVPHGDGERIGLKMIFANIKKSATELLPEVVFLFEDELNGEGC, encoded by the coding sequence ATGACAACTCTCCAACAATTACTTGATTTTTTTGAATATCTGTATCCATCCCACTTTGCCCTGCCTGACGACCGGACTGGTCTTCAAATCAAGGGTGAACGGAACCAAATTTCCCGAGTTCTCGTAGCGCTTGAACTCAACCAGGAAGTTTTTCATAAAGTCCTAAAGCACCAAATCGATTTTTTATACCTCCATCACCCGCCAATTTGGAATCCACTTTTTACACTTAACAATGATGATCCCTGGTGCCGGATGATTACTCGACTTTTTCACGAGGGAATTAGTGTTCTTGCTCACCACACTAATCTTGACATCTATCCAGGGGGAATTGCCGATCAGTGGATATCAATTCTTCAACTCAATGGGGAGGTTAAACCGATATCTCCAAGATCAAGCTCTGCATTTAAAATTATAACTTTTATTCCACCCGATTATTTAGAAACAGTCGCTCAATCTCTTTTTCAAAATGGCGCCGGAATTATCGGTCCATATCGATCGTGTAGTTTTCAAGTTGAAGGTATAGGTACTTTTCTTCCTCTTGAGGGAGCTCACCCTTTTATAGGTAAAGTTGGGAATGGGGAAAAAGTCAAAGAAATCCGGATTGAGGTTAACCTTTCTGATCCGAAACTCATCAATCAATTGGTTGACGCTATAAAAACAACTCATCCCTACCAAAATCCGGTAATCGATATCTACCCCTTGTACTTTAATGGTTCGACTTCTGATGGTTTAGGCCGTTTCATCGCTCTGAACCAACCCTTAAAATGGAAAACTTTAATCAAACATCTAAAATCGTTGTTAAAAAATGAATCCTCTCTTTTCAGTCAGAAAGATTATGGAAACTCACTCCTTCAAAAAATTGCTTTATGTCCTGGGAGCGGTGGAAGCCTTCTTGACAAAGTCATTTTGGAAAAATCTGATGTTTATATAAGTGGTGATTTAAGCCACCATGAAATTGAAAAGTTAAAACTCTATCATATTGACTATATTCCAGTTCCTCATGGTGATGGAGAAAGAATCGGATTAAAGATGATCTTTGCGAATATAAAAAAATCTGCTACCGAACTTTTGCCCGAGGTAGTGTTTCTTTTTGAGGACGAGCTGAATGGAGAAGGCTGCTAA
- the hisIE gene encoding bifunctional phosphoribosyl-AMP cyclohydrolase/phosphoribosyl-ATP diphosphatase HisIE — MMESILEHLHFDEKGLIPAIIQDEKSGKVLMMAYMNSDALEKTIKTGKTWFYSRKRKTLWNKGETSGHYQLVKEMYIDCDQDTLLIIVEQKGVACHTGFNSCFHRQVSENGIASPHPELPHYALGCFAQELFDVIQERAKNSSPQSYTSKLLHSGGEKILRKISEEATEVILASLENDEQKKEHLQWEVADLLYHLLVLVQYEQLNWYDIMNELKKRRK; from the coding sequence ATGATGGAATCCATTCTTGAACATCTTCATTTCGATGAAAAAGGTTTAATTCCGGCAATCATCCAAGACGAAAAGAGTGGAAAGGTTTTAATGATGGCCTATATGAATTCTGATGCACTGGAAAAAACCATCAAAACTGGTAAAACCTGGTTTTATAGTAGAAAAAGAAAAACTTTATGGAATAAGGGAGAAACCAGTGGTCATTACCAACTGGTAAAAGAGATGTATATCGATTGTGACCAGGATACTCTCCTGATTATAGTTGAACAAAAAGGAGTAGCCTGTCATACCGGATTCAACTCCTGTTTTCATCGCCAGGTTTCAGAAAATGGAATTGCTTCACCTCACCCAGAATTGCCACACTATGCCTTGGGATGCTTTGCTCAGGAACTTTTTGATGTGATTCAAGAACGAGCCAAGAATTCATCGCCACAGTCTTATACCAGCAAGCTTTTGCATTCCGGGGGGGAAAAAATCCTCCGCAAAATTTCCGAAGAAGCGACTGAGGTCATTCTGGCTTCATTAGAAAATGATGAACAAAAAAAAGAGCATTTACAATGGGAAGTTGCCGATCTCCTTTACCACCTTTTGGTTCTCGTCCAGTACGAGCAATTAAACTGGTATGATATCATGAACGAGCTCAAAAAAAGGCGAAAGTAA